In Halobaculum rubrum, the following are encoded in one genomic region:
- a CDS encoding ABC transporter ATP-binding protein: MALSADIAATFTADGADAFVVDAAVEVERGESLVVLGPSGSGKTLLLETIAGFHEHEGTISLDGEAIHDRDPEDRGFGFVFQDYALFPHLTVAENAAYGTRYRDDHGDPDALLAELGVADLADRSPPTLSGGEKQRVALARSLAVHPDVMLLDEPLAALDVPTRQTLRDDLAAVLDDVTAVYVTHNRTTARAVADRIAVMRDGRIVQTGTPEDVFERPASPMVAAFTGSNVVAADALRGAVDLPADAVTAAVRPEHVALADAAAADGDLPGEVVRAVREDAAHRVVVDLDTGPSDVGSSDPEPPVGAVTDGGDARLSLFVADDPPAPGERVRLSVSPERVTLYTAETE; this comes from the coding sequence ATGGCGCTGTCGGCCGACATCGCCGCCACGTTCACCGCGGACGGCGCCGACGCGTTCGTCGTCGACGCCGCCGTCGAGGTCGAGCGCGGCGAGAGCCTCGTCGTGCTCGGCCCCAGCGGGAGCGGGAAGACCCTCCTACTGGAGACGATTGCGGGCTTTCACGAGCACGAGGGAACGATCTCGCTCGACGGCGAGGCGATCCACGACCGGGACCCGGAGGACCGCGGCTTCGGCTTCGTCTTCCAGGACTACGCGCTGTTCCCGCACCTCACCGTCGCCGAGAACGCCGCGTACGGTACTCGCTATCGCGACGACCACGGCGACCCGGACGCGCTCCTCGCCGAGCTGGGGGTCGCCGACCTCGCCGACCGCTCCCCGCCGACGCTGTCGGGCGGGGAGAAACAGCGCGTCGCGCTGGCGCGCTCGCTCGCGGTCCACCCGGACGTGATGCTGCTGGACGAACCGCTCGCGGCCCTCGACGTGCCGACGCGACAGACGCTGCGTGACGACCTCGCCGCGGTCCTCGACGACGTGACGGCGGTGTACGTCACCCACAACCGGACGACCGCTCGCGCAGTCGCCGATCGGATCGCCGTGATGCGCGACGGTCGGATCGTCCAGACCGGGACGCCGGAGGACGTGTTCGAGCGTCCCGCCTCCCCGATGGTCGCGGCGTTCACCGGGTCGAACGTCGTCGCCGCCGACGCCCTTCGCGGCGCCGTCGACCTGCCGGCCGACGCCGTGACGGCGGCCGTCCGACCGGAACACGTCGCGCTCGCGGACGCCGCCGCCGCCGACGGCGACCTCCCCGGCGAGGTCGTGCGCGCGGTCCGCGAGGACGCCGCTCACCGCGTCGTCGTCGACCTCGACACAGGTCCCTCCGATGTAGGCTCCTCCGACCCCGAGCCTCCGGTCGGCGCAGTCACCGACGGCGGCGACGCCCGCCTCTCGCTGTTCGTCGCCGACGACCCCCCGGCGCCGGGCGAGCGCGTCCGGCTCTCTGTGTCTCCCGAGCGCGTGACGCTGTACACTGCCGAAACTGAGTAA